A single window of Micromonas commoda chromosome 6, complete sequence DNA harbors:
- a CDS encoding predicted protein, whose product MASSAATAEKVAEAPKPIYLKDYTAPDYRFAKVVLDFELGEEVTVVGNTISVEPTFAAGGDPRPLFLNGDPTVELAGVEVNGTALDASAYVLTKKGLTITAPPAAPFELKITTKIKPQENTELEGLYKSSGNFCTQCEAEGFRRITFYQDRPDVMSEFTTRITADKAKYPVLLSNGNLVDSGDLDGGKHFTVWEDPFPKPAYLFALVAGDLGMIEDKFTTKSGREVALRIYVEEHNLDKADWAMVSLIKSMKWDEDVFGLEYDLDLFNIVAVDDFNMGAMENKSLNIFNSRLVLATPQTATDMDYSAIEGVVAHEYFHNWTGNRVTCRDWFQLSLKEGLTVYRDQEFSADMNSRGVKRIGDVARLRMAQFPQDAGPMAHPIRPESYIKMDNFYTVTVYEKGAEVVRMYETLLGKDGFRKGMDLYFERHDGQAVTCDDFLAAMADANGADLTAFKPWYSQAGTPKLDVTTEYDAAAKTFTMTCTQSTPTTPGQSDKKPVLMPIAVGLLASDGSDMELTLEGEAGAAGETTKVLRFSEASQTFVFTDVAEKPVPSILRNFSAPVRLSTDLTQEDLIFLMANDSDQFNRWEAGQTLTRALLLDLVEKAGKGEELVMDQAIVDAMRNIVNLAKEKGADKAFIARAMALPSEGELSEMVVPADPDVIHAARDFVVKTLAKELKEELLWTMRDNTSEKYERDGESRAARTLKNTCLALLSYLEDPEIDAEAFRRFKTADNMTDQISALSALSGRADCVEREEAIDAFYEQWKHDPLIMNKWLGLQAGASLPNNVENVKRLVDHPAFDIKNPNKVYSLVGGFVGGTPINFHAADGSGYEFLGDIVLKIDKLNGGVAARMVGGFTRWRKYDEKRQEMMKAQLERIVKTEGLSENVFEIVSKSLE is encoded by the coding sequence atggcctcttccgccgccaccgccgagaaGGTCGCCGAGGCTCCCAAGCCCATCTACCTCAAGGACTACACAGCCCCGGACTACAGGTTCGCCAAGGTGGTCCTCGAtttcgagctcggcgaggaggtcacCGTCGTGGGAAACACCATCTCGGTCGAGCccacgttcgcggcgggcggagaCCCGCGGCCGCTGTTCCTCAACGGGGATCCGACCGTGgagctcgccggcgtggaAGTCAACGGTACCGctctcgacgcgtccgcgtacgTCCTCACCAAAAAGGGGCTCACCATCActgcgccgcccgccgcacCCTTCGAGCTCAAGATCACCACCAAGATCAAGCCCCAGGAGAACACCGAGCTGGAGGGACTCTACAAGTCCTCCGGCAACTTCTGCACGCAGTGCGAGGCGGAGGGATTCCGCCGGATCACGTTCTACCAGGACAGGCCCGACGTCATGTCCGAGTTCACCACCAGGATCACCGCGGACAAGGCCAAGTACCCCGTGCTCCTCTCCAACGGCAACCTGGTAGACtccggcgacctcgacggcggcaagCACTTCACCGTCTGGGAGGACCCCTTCCCAAAGCCCGCCTACCTCTTCGCCTTGGTCGCCGGTGACCTGGGCATGATCGAGGATAAGTTCACCACCAAGTCCGGGCGCGAGGTTGCGCTTCGCATCTACGTCGAGGAGCACAACCTCGATAAAGCGGACTGGGCCATGGTGTCTCTCATTAAGAGCATGAAGTGGGATGAAGACGTGTTCGGACTGGAGTACGACCTGGACCTGTTCaacatcgtcgccgtggacgactTCAACATGGGCGCGATGGAAAACAAGTCGCTGAACATCTTCAACAGCAGGCTGGTGCTGGCGACTCcgcagacggcgacggacatGGACTACAGCGCGATCGAGGGGGTCGTCGCTCACGAGTACTTTCACAACTGGACCGGCAACCGCGTCACCTGCCGCGACTGGTTCCAGCTGTCCCTGAAGGAGGGCCTGACCGTGTACCGCGACCAGGAATTCAGCGCAGACATGAACAGCCGCGGCGTGAAGCGCATCGGCGACGTTGCCAGGCTCCGCATGGCGCAGTTTCCCCAGGACGCCGGGCCGATGGCGCACCCCATCCGACCGGAATCCTACATCAAGATGGATAACTTCTACACCGTCACGGTGTACGAAAAGGGAGCCGAGGTCGTCCGCATGTACGAGACCCTGCTCGGTAAGGACGGATTCAGGAAGGGAATGGACCTCTACTTCGAGAGGCACGACGGACAGGCGGTCACCTGCGACGatttcctcgccgcgatggccgacgCTAACGGCGCCGACCTGACAGCCTTCAAGCCCTGGTACTCCCAGGCTGGCACGCCCAAGCTCGACGTGACCACCGAgtacgacgcggcggccaaaACGTTCACCATGACCTGCACGCagtccacgccgacgaccccggGTCAGAGCGACAAGAAGCCGGTGCTCATGCCCATCGCGGTCGGCctcctcgcgagcgacgggagcgACATGGAGCTCACCCTCGAGGGCGAAGCCGGGGCAGCCGGCGAGACCACCAAGGTTCTCAGGTTCTCCGAGGCGTCTCAAACTTTCGTGTtcaccgacgtcgcggaaAAGCCGGTGCCGTCGATCCTCCGCAACTTCAGCGCGCCCGTCAGGCTCAGCACCGACCTCACCCAGGAGGATCTCATCTTCCTCATGGCCAACGACTCGGATCAGTTCAACCGCTGGGAAGCCGGCCAGACcctcacccgcgcgctcctcctcgacctcgtgGAAAAGGCGGGTaagggcgaggagctcgtcatGGACCAGgcgatcgtcgacgccatgcGCAACATCGTCAATCTCGCCAAGGAGAAGGGCGCCGACAaggcgttcatcgcgcgcgccatggcTCTGCCCTCGGAAGGGGAGCTCTCCGAGAtggtcgtccccgccgaccCCGACGTCATCCACGCGGCTCGCGATTTCGTCGTCAAGACcctcgccaaggagctcaaggaggagcTCCTGTGGACGATGAGGGACAACACGTCGGAAAAgtacgagcgcgacggcgagtcccgcgcggcgaggaccctCAAGAACAcgtgcctcgcgctcctctccTACCTGGAGGACCCGGAGATTGACGCCGAGGCGTTTCGCAGGTTCAAGACGGCCGATAACATGACCGATCAGATAagcgcgctgagcgcgctgagcggtCGCGCCGACTgcgtggagcgcgaggaggcgatcgacgcgttctACGAGCAGTGGAAACACGACCCGCTCATCATGAACAAGTGGCTCGGACTCCAGGCGGGCGCTTCGCTCCCAAACAACGTGGAGAACGTCAAGCGACTGGTGGATCACCCGGCGTTCGACATCAAAAACCCCAACAAGGTGTActcgctcgtcggcgggttcgtcggAGGCACGCCCATTAACTttcacgccgcggacggcagCGGATACGAGTTCCTGGGCGACATCGTGCTCAAGATTGACAAgctcaacggcggcgtcgcggcgaggatggtgGGCGGTTTCACCCGCTGGCGCAAGTACGACGAGAAGAGGCAGGAGATGATGAAGGCGCAGCTGGAGAGGATCGTGAAGACGGAGGGGCTCAGCGAGAACGTGTTCGAGATTGTGAGCAAGTCCCTGGAGTGA
- a CDS encoding mitochondrial carrier family (S-adenosylmethionine) has translation MSAGLTVNTCLFPLNTLKTRLQSRPVGAAMGFADRSILRGLYRGFLIDTMGTFPGTGLFMATYEVLKATGALHPTLCAAGASVAGSLFTAPCDAMKQRMQVDPNASIRGELRAAFKSSNPLRRLFVGYPQFLIRDLPFDAIQMTSFEALKSWHSKAVEPGRPRTPAELAWLGGAAGAITGLLTTPLDVARTAEVCAMRAGLKCTGVACLRELVRQGGAKVLLRGSLPRMIEISLGGVLYFSALEHTKRVLGYHDPPAHFGDDDGKVAAA, from the coding sequence atGTCCGCGGGCCTCACCGTGAACACCTGCCTCTTCCCGCTCAACACGCTCAAGACACGGCTGCAATCGCGCCCGGTCGGCGCGGCCATGGGCTTCGCGGATCGCTccatcctccgcggcctCTACCGCGGCTTCCTCATCGACACCATGGGCACATTCCCCGGCACCGGGCTCTTCATGGCGACGTACGAGGTGCTCAAGGCGACCGGCGCGTTGCATCCCACGCtctgcgcggcgggcgcctccgtcgccgggtccctcttcaccgcgccgtgcgacgcgatGAAGCAGCGGATGCAGGTGGACCCGAACGCGTCCATCCGCGGCGAACTGAGGGCGGCGTTCAAATCGTCGAACCCGCTCCGGCGCCTGTTCGTGGGCTATCCCCAGTTTCTCATCCGCGACTTGCCCTTCGACGCCATCCAGATGACGAGCTTCGAGGCGCTGAAGAGTTGGCACTCGAAGGCGGTGGAGCCCGGCCGACCGCGGACcccggcggagctcgcgtggctcggcggcgcggccggtGCCATAACGGGTCTCCTGACGACGCCGCtggacgtcgcgaggaccgcggaggtgtgcgcgatgcgcgcggggtTGAAATGCACGGGCGTCGCGTGCCTGAGGGAACTGGTGCGGCAGGGGGGCGCCAAAGTTTTGCTGCGGGGATCGCTCCCGAGGATGATCGAGatctcgctcggcggcgtgctgTACTTCTCGGCGCTGGAGCACACGAAGAGGGTGTTGGGGTATCACGACCCGCCGGCGCatttcggcgacgacgacggcaaagtcgccgccgcgtga
- a CDS encoding predicted protein produces MAREKAREEVESEAWVKERARLENLANSSRLTHHAVALDPDATVPERDQRCVRVGVVGVPNAGKSQLVNTLVGAQICAVSAKTNTTRVETLGAVTRGDAQAVLLDLPGVVGPEHYRNPTHATKVSSAWAAAAQCDLLLFIVDANRQARRPDPRVVDLLASARANLERLKYTEVTGLSMPPAVLALNKVDLFRGAEDREALKRVARALAAVHPFEDIFPISAAKGRGTDALLSHLLLRAPLRPWDLPPSAVTDKSMVDQAIEVVRESVYRRLHQELPYSIVPVHDSWTNFDDGSYRIEQTLVVDSVPMKQIVVGTRGSVIGQIGIRARTVLEKMFSRRVHLVLNVKVRKKNNSLRGKARTTEFELY; encoded by the coding sequence ATGGCGAGGGAGAAGGCCCGGGAGGAGGTCGAGTCCGAGGCGTGGGtgaaggagcgcgcgcgactcgaAAACCTCGCCAACTCCTCGCGGCTCACccaccacgccgtcgcgctcgatccCGACGCGACGGTACCGGAGCGGGACCAGAGGTGCGTCagggtcggcgtcgtcggcgttccCAACGCGGGGAAATCGCAGCTCGTCAAcaccctcgtcggcgcgcagatctgcgccgtctccgccaaGACCAACACCACCCGCGTCGagaccctcggcgccgtcacccgcggcgacgcgcaggcgGTGCTGCTGGACCTCCCCGGAGTCGTGGGACCGGAGCACTACCGCaacccgacgcacgcgacgaaggtgtcgagcgcgtgggccgcggcggcgcagtgcgATCTCTTGCtcttcatcgtcgacgccaaccGGCAGGCGAGGCgcccggacccgcgcgtcgtggaccttctcgcgtccgcgcgcgccaacctCGAGCGGCTCAAGTACACGGAGGTGACGGGGCTGTCcatgccgcccgcggtgtTGGCGCTGAACAAGGTGGACCTCTTcaggggcgcggaggaccgggaggcgctcaagcgcgtcgctcgggccctcgcggcggtgcacccGTTCGAGGATATATTTCCGatcagcgccgcgaagggGAGAGGGACGGACGCGCTGCTGTCGCATCTGCTGCTGCGGGCGCCTCTGCGGCCGTGGGATCTgcccccgagcgcggtgacggatAAGAGCATGGTCGACCAGGCGATTGAGGTTGTGAGGGAGTCGGTGTATCGGAGGCTGCACCAGGAGCTGCCGTACTCCATCGTGCCCGTGCACGACAGCTGGACCAACTTCGACGACGGGAGCTACCGCATCGAGCAGACGCTCGTGGTCGACAGCGTGCCCATGAAGCAGATCGTGGTGGGGACGAGGGGCAGCGTCATCGGGCAGATTGGCATCCGTGCGAGAACCGTGCTGGAGAAGATGTTCAGCCGCAGGGTGCACCTGGTGCTCAACGTTAAGGTGAGGAAGAAGAACAACTCGTTGCGGGGCAAGGCGAGGACCACGGAGTTCGAGCTTTACTAG
- a CDS encoding predicted protein yields the protein MLRRVARDAASALASHSRRTHPIAPSRATPRHHDELVRSSCTVLEGSKLSIECRRWFAKTSRRPARRVSGPNGRGPASSSSSSPAGHPGALQPTGGGAAWTEVMDPSTGRTYWWNKATGQTTALGDPKPDTFRLPESSPGNALTRPFDVHGRPTIGLAMGQMVVFGFGGALGVTFVSAVIAWVTGGAAGMEGKMTAATEEEATEEAALAGKVD from the coding sequence ATGCTgagacgcgtcgcgagggacgcggcgtccgcaCTCGCGTCGCACTCGCGTCGCACCCATCCcatcgccccgtcgcgcgcgacgccccgtcatcacgacgagctcgtgcgaTCCTCGTGCACTGTTTTGGAAGGGTCCAAACTCTCCATTGAATGTCGTCGGTGGTTcgcgaagacgtcgaggCGACCGGCTCGACGGGTGAGCGGTCCGAACGGCCGGggccccgcgtcgtcgtcgtcgtcgtcgcccgcgggccATCCCGGGGCCCTGCAAcccacgggcggcggcgcggcgtggacggaaGTGATGGATCCGAGCACCGGGCGAACGTACTGGTGGAACAAGGCCACGGGGCAGACCACGGCGCTGGGTGATCCCAAGCCGGATACGTTTCGTTTGCCGGAGTCGAGCCCGGGTAACGCGCTCACGCGACCCTTCGACGTGCACGGGCGACCGACGATCGGGCTCGCGATGGGTCAGATGGTGGTGTTCGGGTTCGGGGGCGCGCTGGGGGTGACGTTCGTGAGCGCGGTGATCGCGTGGgtgacgggcggcgcggcggggatggaGGGAAagatgacggcggcgacggaggaggaggcgacggaggaggcggcttTGGCTGGCAAAGTAGATTag
- a CDS encoding predicted protein, with the protein MFFSAVVQAVKKGPNSTGGLVWKTHAFWRVSKTRKANQLKKLKQVRAVDAVLKEAEKLELAELAKAAKLVTEALPGAPK; encoded by the coding sequence ATGTTCTTCAGCGCGGTTGTACAGGCGGTGAAGAAGGGTCCAAACTCCACCGGCGGGCTGGTCTGGAAGACCCACGCGTTCTGGAGGGTTTCCAAGACGCGCAAGGCGAACCAGCTCAAGAAGTTGAAGCaggtgcgcgcggtcgacgcggtcctgaaggaggcggagaagctcgagctcgccgagctcgcgaaggcggcgaagctcgTCACCGAGGCATTACCGGGCGCGCCCAAGTga
- a CDS encoding predicted protein yields MSTAASFSTPGRAGVSARTRSRARSDRRAVRASGVSSSEGYEEVRYGLGRGSVAYYPIDASSSSSSSSSSSSSMPLLRADTEPTTRYIDGPLDAAAIWLFNLKLEQAVNDGADDEERRRNAKGLPAGGFDRLVALADRIASSGRTPPEQRAVVLATLLGLIPPWVRTQFKRLIDPRWAWVDKMNALITVNAFAWLVGPCEIVPRDDDGELAAVKLRKCRYLEQCGCTASCANFCKRPTEGFFREAFGVDAHLAPNHEDGSCVMTFGRKPPEFNDPAFSQPCYSSCAKAAACDPATAGLLYPKPCHRLGDP; encoded by the coding sequence atgtccaccgcggcctcGTTCTCGACGCCGGGACGGGCCGGGGTATCCGCGCggacccgctcgcgcgctcggagcgaccgccgcgccgtccgcgcgagcggcgtctcgtcgtccgagggaTACGAGGAGGTTCGGTACGGACTCGGCCGAGGCAGCGTCGCGTATTACCCAATCGAcgcgtcttcgtcttcgtcttcgtcttcgtcttcgtcgtcgtcgatgccgctGCTTCGCGCGGACACGGAACCCACCACGCGGTACATCGACGGACcactcgacgccgcggccatctGGCTCTTCAACCTCAAGCTGGAGCAGGCGGTGAACgacggggcggacgacgaggagcgcaggCGCAACGCGAAGGGCCTGCCCGCGGGAGGATTCGATCgactcgtcgccctcgccgaccgcatcgcctcgagcggCCGGACCCCtcccgagcagcgcgcggtggtcctCGCGACGCTTCTCGGCCTCATCCCGCCCTGGGTCCGGACGCAGTTCAAGCGCCTCATCGACCCGAGGTGGGCGTGGGTGGACAAGATGAACGCGCTCATCACCGTCAACGCCTTCGCGTGGCTCGTCGGGCCGTGCGAGATTgtcccgcgcgacgacgacggagagtTGGCGGCGGTCAAGCTTCGCAAGTGCAGGTACCTCGAGCAGTGCGGGtgcacggcgtcgtgcgccaaCTTTTGCAAGCGGCCCACGGAGGGGTTCTTCCGCGAGGCTttcggggtggacgcgcacctcgcgcccaACCACGAGGACGGGAGCTGCGTGATGACGTTTGGGAGAAAGCCGCCCGAATTTAACGACCCGGCGTTTTCGCAGCCGTGCTACTCGTCGtgcgccaaggcggcggcgtgcgacccggcgaccgcgggttTACTCTACCCCAAGCCGTGCCACCGACTCGGCGATCCGTGA
- a CDS encoding predicted protein: MGARRRFAVLCAILLAAARGGASGDAARTGDDALPRSDDDDVRIGGTAESSFDRSPAVFAVRRRESPSTPTALAHLREHDAHRRRRILESPAESPGASTFPLHGSVKEHGYYYANIALGDPSPRTFQVIVDTGSTLTYVPCATCAKCGTHTGGTRFDPTGKWLTCQEKQCKAAGGPGICAGGRGAAANRCTYSRTYAEGSGVSGDLVRDKMHFGGDIAPATNGTLDVVFGCTNAESGTIHDQEADGLIGLGNNQFASIPNQLADTHGLPRVFSLCFGSFEGGGALSFGRLPATPHTPPLVYTDMRVNEAHPAYYVVSTAAMKIGDVAVATPSDLAVGYGTVMDSGTTFTYVPTKVFHATAAALDAAVTTNAKPEKKLAKVPGPDPSYPDDVCFQREGATEIEPIVTMANLGEYYPPLTIAFDGEGASLVLPPSNYLFVHGKKPGAFCLGVMDNKQQGTLIGGISVRDVLVEYDKTVGGGRIGFAATDCDALLRDQLARLAGGDAGRSDPVVNEAPAPPPPGESPPAPKNGSSAVTPDAEKNDVEARAHNAYDYDEAEAGGYVLAFILCVACAGACYARCVADPSKRRGVELPYLGEVRFFRWGDSGYVEVDGEDEERGGGGGVSGGGMGRRGGGGGGGVQLTSVSSSLD; this comes from the coding sequence AtgggcgcccggcgccgcttTGCCGTTCTGTGCGcgatcctcctcgcggcggcgcgcggcggagcgtcgggcgacgccgcgcgaaccggcgacgacgccctgcctcgttccgacgacgacgacgttcggaTTGGCGGCACCGCGGAATCTTCGTTCGACCGCTCCCCGGCCGTGTTcgccgtgcgacgccgcgagagccCGAGCACCccgaccgcgctcgcgcacctccgcgagcacgacgcgcatcgccgtcgccgcatcCTCGAGTCCCCGGCCGAGtcccccggcgcgtccacgtTCCCGCTGCACGGATCGGTCAAGGAGCACGGATACTACTACGCGAacatcgcgctcggcgatccgtcgccgcgaaccttCCAGGTGATCGTCGACACCGGCAGCACCCTCACCTACGTGCCGTGCGCCACGTGCGCCAAGTGCGGGACGCACACGGGCGGCACCAGGTTCGACCCGACCGGCAAGTGGCTGACGTGCCAGGAGAAGCAGTGCAAAGCCGCGGGCGGGCCGGGAATCTGCGCGGGGGggaggggcgccgccgccaacagGTGCACCTACTCGAGAACGTACGCGGAGGGCAGCGGCGTGAGCGGTGACCTCGTCCGGGACAAGATGCACTTCGGCGGGGACATCGCCCCGGCCACgaacggcaccctcgacgtcgtcttcGGGTGCACAAACGCCGAGTCCGGAACGATCCACGACCAGGAAGCCGACGGCCTCATCGGACTGGGCAACAACCAGTTCGCGTCCATACCCAACCAGCTCGCGGACACGCACGGCCTTCCGAGGGTGTTCTCGCTGTGCTTCGGGTCCTTCGAAgggggcggcgccctctCCTTCGGCAGGTTACCGGCCACCCCGcacacgccgccgctcgtgtACACGGACATGCGAGTCAACGAAGCGCACCCCGCGTATTACGTGgtgagcaccgccgcgatgaagATCGGGGacgtggcggtggcgacccCGAGTGATCTCGCCGTCGGATACGGAACCGTCATGGACAGCGGCACGACGTTCACGTACGTCCCGACGAAAGTGTtccacgccaccgccgcggcgctggacgcggcggtgacgacgaacGCTAAACCCGAGAAGAAGCTCGCCAAGGTTCCCGGGCCCGATCCGAGCTACCCGGATGACGTGTGCTTTCAGAGGGAGGGCGCCACGGAGATTGAACCGATCGTCACGATGGCCAACCTGGGCGAGTACTACCCGCCGCTGACGatcgcgttcgacggcgagggcgcgtcgctcgtgttACCGCCGAGCAACTACCTGTTCGTGCACGGGAAAAAACCCGGGGCGTTTTGCCTCGGCGTCATGGACAACAAGCAGCAGGGCACGCTCATAGGGGGAATATCCGtgcgcgacgtgctcgtggAGTACGATAAGACGGTCGGTGGCGGGAGGATCGgtttcgcggcgacggactgCGACGCGCTGCTGAGGGACCAGCTCGCACGgctggcgggcggcgacgcggggagaAGCGACCCGGTGGTCAAcgaggcgcccgccccgccgccgccaggtgAGTCACCGCCAGCTCCCAAAAACGGCTCCTCCGCCGTAACGCCCGATGCCGAGAAgaacgacgtcgaggcgcgggcgcacAACGCGTACGActacgacgaggcggaggctggcgggTACGTCCTCGCCTTCATCCTGTGCGTCGCCTGCGCGGGAGCGTGTTACGCCCGGTGCGTGGCGGATCCCTCAAAGCGCAGGGGCGTGGAGTTGCCGTACCTGGGCGAGGTTCGTTTCTTTCGGTGGGGCGACTCCGGGTACGTGGAGGTGGACGGGGAGGATGAGGAaaggggcggcgggggcggtgtgTCGGGGGGCGGGATGGGGAGGAGAGGGGGGGGAGGAGGGGGGGGCGTGCAGCTCACGTCCGTGTCGTCCAGCCTCGATTGA
- a CDS encoding predicted protein, which translates to MDLLFAKALGDTAVVQTRACDDPRKGKGVFALVDLHDGEVVMRDSPLALLPSAELSEAAIEDARDVPPATIDTCTTCGAFTGTLTTQLKTLLNARAQSRSAAAPKPKPKSGKRKGSGTDAEKDSLPPPPVKGLDALALPESEWQPTRLRERMFVKKNGAFCCSTCATHPVATMRERAEGKWKTFVDSVGGVPRADRRCLLLGAKILAVALAGDPDAQAGVAHLCSRPVWDLAPSNAEDAEEYAANVRSAVEASWPKLKAALTAAFGADVTKNGQNNGGVPCTLETYASLCGATQMNALAVKVPHPLMKYVVSTVAAEGALTEHVQWLAREKADRVAKKALEEEKVLDGAMDIDDIDLDSDSDDDETREAAKDERYSFRWGYGDDEGFDFDTTVFPAFKGAAIFPLASSLNHSCDPNCEVAYVDDSRVHILAKRTIGRDEECTIAYVDPDLDGEERREELRETYGFDCECDVCIAGGFVPHLKRRKVLPPKQSGGGLIWGKLDAELKAQSAAEKKAEEKAAKKGARDPKPAPAKKTAAVTKNTPAKKATPAKKTDAVTKKTPAKKATPKATAKGGKANPVAVSEDDKYDDLPADFEDEEIPEEEAFAPSDDKKYAKIFGGLDLPDDFDDEEIDEDAAFTAEDKKKYGKIFSPATKKTETKKAAPPKAKAEAKKTPAKKATPKATARGGKAAKANPVAVSEDDKYDDLPADFEDEEIPEEEAFAPSDDKKYAKIFGGLDLPDDFDDEEIDEDAAFTAEDKKKYGKIFSPATKKTETKKAAPPKAKAEAKKTPAKKATPAKKTAAETKKTPAKKAATPPAKTPKTPAARSGAKRKAPEPVSTRRSTRSGK; encoded by the exons ATGGATCTGCTTTTCGCCAAGGCCCTCGGCGACACCGCCGTCGTGCAAacccgcgcgtgcgacgacCCGCGCAAGGGCAAGGGCGtcttcgcgctcgtcgacctccacgacggcgaggtcgtcaTGCGCGAttccccgctcgcgctcctgccGTCGGCTGAGCTCTCCGAGGCTGcgatcgaggacgcgcgcgacgtcccgccCGCCACGATCGACACGTGCACCACGTGCGG CGCGTTCACCGGCACGCTCACGACGCAGCTCAAGACCCTGctcaacgcgcgcgcgcagtcccgctccgccgccgcgcccaagcccaagcccaagTCCGGCAAGAGGAAGGGGTCCGGGACCGACGCCGAAAAAGACTCGctccccccgcccccggtgaagggcctcgacgcgctcgcgcttccCGAGTCGGAGTGGCAGCCCacccgcctccgcgagcgcatGTTCGTCAAGAAGAACGGCGCCTTCTGCTGctcgacgtgcgcgacgcaccccgtcgcgacgatgcgcgAGAGAGCCGAAGGGAAATGGAAAACCTTCGTCGACTCCGTCGGCGGAGTCCCTCGAGCCGACCGCCGgtgcctcctcctcggcgccaagatcctcgccgtcgcgctcgccggcgacccCGACGCACAAGCGGGCGTGGCGCACCTCTGTTCAAGACCCGTATGGGACCTCGCGCCGTCaaacgcggaggacgcggaggagtacgccgcgaacgtccgGAGCGCAGTCGAGGCGTCGTGGCCAAAGCTCAAAGCCGCGttgaccgccgcgttcggcgcggacgttACCAAAAACGGCCAAAACAACGGTGGTGTTCCCTGCACGCTCGAGACGTACGCGTCGCTGTGCGGAGCCACGCAGatgaacgcgctcgccgtgaaGGTGCCGCACCCGCTGATGAAGTACGTCGtctccaccgtcgccgcggagggggcGCTGACGGAGCACGTCCAGTGGCTTGCTCGCGAGAAGGCGGATCGGGTGGCCAAAAAGGCgttggaggaggagaaggtgctggacggcgcgatggacaTCGACGATATCGACCTGGactccgactcggacgacgatgagacgagggaggcggccaaggacGAGCGGTACTCCTTCCGGTGGGGatacggcgacgacgagggcttCGATTTCGACACCACCGTCTTTCCCGCGTTTAAGGGTGCCGCGATCttcccgctcgcgtcgtcgctcaaTCACAGCTGCGATCCCAACTGCGAGGTGGCCTACGTCGACGACAGCCGCGTGCACATCCTCGCAAAGCGGACgatcgggcgcgacgaggagtgCACCATAGCGTACGTCGACcccgacctcgacggcgaggagcgacgcgaggagctAAGAGAGACGTACGGCTTCGACTGCGAGTGCGACGTGTgcatcgcgggcgggttcgTGCCTCACCTCAAGCGGCGCAAGGTGTTGCCCCCGAAGCAGTCCGGCGGTGGGTTGATCTGGGGTAAGCTGGAcgcggagctcaaggcgcagtcggcggcggaaaagaaggcggaggagaaggcggcgaagaagggcgctcgcgacccgaagcccgcgccggcgaagaaaaccgccgcggtgacgaaAAATACCCCGGCCAAGAAGGCCACCCCGGCGAAGAAaaccgacgcggtgacgaagAAGACCCCGGCCAAGAAGGCCACCCCGAAGGCGACCGCCAAGGGCGGCAAGGCGAATCCGGTGGCGGTGTCCGAGGACGACAAGTACGACGACCTTCCCGCAGACTttgaggacgaggagatccccgaggaggaggcgtttGCACCATCCGACGATAAAAAATACGCCAAGATTTTTGGGGGGTTGGACCTTCCAGATGACTTTGATGACGAGGAGAttgacgaggacgccgcgttcaccgcggaggacaaGAAGAAGTATGGCAAAATCTTctcaccggcgacgaagaaAACGGAGACTAAGAAAGCCGCGCCTCCCAAGGCGAAGGCTGAGGCCAAGAAGAccccggcgaagaaggccaCCCCGAAGGCGACCGCCAGGGGGGGCAAGGCCGCGAAGGCGAATCCGGTGGCGGTGTCCGAGGACGACAAGTACGACGACCTTCCCGCAGACTttgaggacgaggagatccccgaggaggaggcgtttGCACCATCCGACGATAAAAAATACGCCAAGATTTTTGGGGGGTTGGACCTTCCAGATGACTTTGATGACGAGGAGAttgacgaggacgccgcgttcaccgcggaggacaaGAAGAAGTATGGCAAAATCTTctcaccggcgacgaagaaAACGGAGACTAAGAAAGCCGCGCCTCCCAAGGCGAAGGCTGAGGCCAAGAAGACCCCGGCCAAGAAGGCCACGCCGGCGAAGAAAACCGCCGCAGAGACAAAGAAGAccccggcgaagaaggctgcgACGCCGCCTGCGAAGACCCCgaagaccccggcggcgaggtcgggaGCAAAGCGCAAGGCGCCGGAGCCCgtctcgacgaggcggtcgaCGAGGTCTGGCAAGTGA